The stretch of DNA GTAGAGTGCGTGTACAGCACACCGCGTGGAGGCACCTCTTGCCACTCCATTCGCGTCCAGCAGTCCGGGCAGTAGGGGCGCGGTGGCAGCCACAGTCGATTCTCGCCACACTGCGCGGACGGGCAGCGTGTAGCCATCAGCTTGCCCTCGCGCAGGCCCTTATAGAACGGCGCGAGCCCGCCGTATGTATGGATGTGATCGTGGCCGCGTGGATTGCGGACCACCAGCGGGTCTTCGGTGAGAACTTCCAATCCCTTCTTCAACAGCTTTACACTCGGCATGTTAGGCCACCCTCTCCAGTATCGCGCAGGTCACATGGCTGCCAGTTCCGGCATGGCTGATCGCGCAACCGAGCTTCGGCAGCGGATCGAGCTGCAAGTTGCGCCATTTCTCGGGTTTCTTCTTGCCGTAGCGCGACCACATCTCATCGCGCTCGTGGAACTTCGCCCACTCGCCTCGCATCTGCCAGAAGATTTCTACCATCTGGAAGATGCCGGTAGCGCCTACGGCGTGCATCGTTCCGATTAGGCCACCACTCAAGTTGGTAGGTAGTTTTCCTTCATAGTACGCTTCGCCGCTCTCGATAAACTCTCGACCACGGCCATAGGGGCGCAGTCCGATGTCCTCGTACGTCTGAATGTCACTGATCGTGAAGGCATCGTGAGTTTCCAGAATGTCGAACTCCTCTACCGGGTTGGTGATTCCCGCCATATGGTAGGCGAGGTAAGCAGCCATGCGTGACGCCAAGAAGCTCGTGAAGCCGGGCCAGTCCTCCTTGCGGTCTGCGTACATTTCGGGCGTCTCGTTCGGCAGGAGTAGCACGGGCATGTCACGCCTGTCGGCCGTGCGCAGCGTGTGTGTGCCTCCTGCAATGGCCTTCAACCGTACCGGTTTGTCCGTGATCTTGAACGCCGTCTCCTCGTCCGCGAGTACCAGTGTGGCAGCGCCGGTGCTCATCACGCAGCACTCTAGGAACGACAACGGGTCGGATACAATGTCGTTCTCCAGGATTTCCTCGATGGTTAGGTCCATCGGGTTCTGTGAGAAGGGCGAGAACATGGCATATCCGTGGTTCTTCTGCGCGATCTTGGCCAGGGTCTCGCGGGGTACGTGGTGGGCATACAGGTACCTCTGCGCCATCAGTGCGTAATAGGTGGCATACATCCAACTCAGCTCGGACTCGAAGTTCTTGCACGCGGCCGAGGCGATGTAGGAGTTGCCGACCTTGGTCGGCACTTCGTCCATGCGTTCCCAGCCAACGACCGGCACGCAGCTAGCATAACCTGAGGATATTGCCATCGCCGCGGCAAGTACGCTGCTTCCCCCGGTTGCGCCGCCCGTTTTCACCTCGATGTTGCCGAGTGGGTCGAAGCCTAACGCATCATGCGCGCGTGCGGCAGCCAGGAGCTGGTCGCCGAAGTGGTCGGCGAACTGCGAGTAGACCACGAAGTTCACCATGTCGCGCAGTTCCTGCGGCGACACCTTCAGGTCGTTCTCTTCGAAGGCCATCTTGGTGGCCTCCACGATCAGCTCTTCTGTGCTCTTCTCAGAGTAGCGCTTCCGAAAGTCCGTGAGGCCGCCTGCAACGATGTACACCGGCCTTTCGAATCTCGGAATTCTCAAGTTCTCCTTGCCGAAACGGATCATCGTCGATTCCTTTCTTCTTGGGTCGGGCCGCATCACCCGCCAAAGCGCCCTCGCCGCGGCAGACGCGAGGGAGCACAAGAAACACTATTCTACTTGCGAACTCGCAGCCCTGCTCCTCTCGACGCTTGCTAGAAGCGCCCTTCCTTGTACCGCTCCAATAGCAGCTCCAGGCAGATGGCGCAGGACCAGTTGTACTCCGGCAGGCCCATGTGCGGGTCGTACCCGTCGCTCGGGTAGCACTCGTGGAGGTAGGGCGTCGTGCGGAAGATTTCCAACATCCGGCGCGCCGTCCGCTCGGCCTCGTCTCGGTACCCGTGCTCCCACAGCACCTCGATCATCCAGTACACGACGTGCGGCCAGATGCGGCCCCGCCAGTAGCTGTGGGGGTTGTATTCGGGATGGCTGTAGGCCAAACTGGGAAACGGGTAGTCGCCGAAAAACTCCCGCGGGTTGAGCATGTGCAACTCGATGATGCGCCGCTTCTCGTGCTCGGGCAGCGGCGTCCCGGCCCACAGCGGCAGAAATGCGAATGGGGTGAGGGCGCGCGTGAACGGCTCACCCGTATCCTCGTGTGTGTCCCAGAAAACGGCTTCGTCCACGAAGTAGAAGCGGTCCACCATGCGCGCAGCATGCTCGTCCGCCCTCCGCCGCCACTCCGCCGCTTCCTCCGGACGGTGCAGGGCCTGGGCGATGTTGCCGAGGAACCGCATTTTGGCGACCAGGAAGGCACTGAGGTCCACCGACTCCACCGAATGAACATCCACGTTCCCGGTCAGGTCGGTCGTTCCGCAAGGCGCGAACCGCGCGTCGTTGTCAGCCGACTGCGCCGCGTTCGACCACATCGGCAGACCGTTTTTCGACAGCCGGGGCCCGAACCAGTACTCTACGTTGCGCCGAAGCTTTGGGTAGACGCTTTCGAGGAAGCCACGGTCTGGTGCAGCTCGGTGGAGCATCCACGAGGCCCACGCGAGAAGCGGACTTTGCCCTTCGCCGTGCCGCGTCGTGTCCGTCAGCGTGAGCGGACCAGCGCCGTAGTCGGTCTGGTTGTCCAGCAGCGCCATGCACGACTCACGCGCAATCTCGGGAGCAAACTCGCGCAGCCCGAGCATCGCCACGGCGGTGTCCCAGTACCACTGCCCGACGATCTGGTACCGGGCGGCCAGAGTGATTCGTCTATCACCCCAGAAGCCCCCGCGGCCGCGGGTTACACTTCCCAGCAGTCCGGCGATGGCGTGTCTGCGTAGCCGTTCCATCGCGGGGTCGTCGCCGAGGGAGGCAGGCAACTCCGGTACGGCGCGATACAGTGCCTGGGTGCGCTCCCGCTCCGCTTCGACCATCCATGTCGTAGCCAGCAGTCTGGCCTCCTCCAGTTTGGCGGCAGCCTCTTCCTCGCGGAACCCGAAGGCAACGCAGTGGTCCAGTACTACGGGCTGATCCGGCGACAGGTGCCCTTCCCAAGCCTCGGTCTGCACCAACCAATAGCTCTGCGTACGGTCTCCCTTCTTCATACCCTTGTATCCAGGGTAGTCTGGCGGGCCGTAGAAGAAGTAGACCTCATAGTCGAAAGCGCACTTCGTCACTCCCTCGGCCTGCTCGATCAACGGCTCGGCGACCGGTTCGGTTGCGGGCGTGTACACGTGTGGAGGCCACGGGTGTCGGGGGAGGTGGGGAATCGGACGCCCCGGGTCCCAAGGGCTCTCGAACTCGATCCGCACCAATCCTGATCCTCGAAGCTCCAGCCGACAGAGCAGTGCGTCTTCGGCGACGAATGCCATGGTCGCACGGACCCTTACCGGTCCGAAATCGCACTCTTCCACGACAGCCCACGGGTAATAAGAGCGCTGTGGGAATCCCGCTGTCTGCTCGTTGCCATCGTGAGACACGTGCCAGCGCAGCACACCGGATCCCAGGACGTGCAGCCGATTGCCGATGATCGCGCCGACCGACTGCAGGCCGGAGAGATCGCGGAAAGGCCAAAACACGCCGAAGCGCGAATGGCGCCCGATCCAGTTGGCGCCGATGTTGGTGTAGGGGATAAGATTTAGGTCTAGGTCGTGCACGCCTGCTATTTCGGGCCGTTCCTTGGGCGGTCCTGCTCTTGACGGCCTAATAGCGGCGGGTACAATGATGGTGTTCTGCTAGGGGAGCCCGAAGCTTCCCGACCATCCGCGTGGTGGCCCTGGGGAGTGGAGGCTGAGATGCCGCTCGGCGGCAAACCCTTCGAACCTGAGACGGATAATACCGGCGGAGGAAAGCAGATGCTACTTCTCGAGCACCGAGTCTTTTCCCTACACCGCCCTGTCCGTCCCTGAACCACACGTTAGGGGGCGAATAGTGCGTATAAGAGCGTTTACGCTAATCGAGCTTCTGGTCGTGATCGCGATCATCGCGATTCTGGCGGCGATCCTCTTCCCTGTGTTCTCTCGCGCGAGGGAGAAATCCAAAGACTCGCAGTGCGTCTCCAACGCTCGGCAGATTGGCATCGCAGTCCGCATGTATGCGGACGACAATGCGGGTGTGTGGCCGATCTTCTATGCCTACGACCCCGATCCGCCCGGCTGGCAGCCAGGCCACAAGGGGGTCGAGATACTCATCTATCCGTATGTGAAGAGCAAGTATGTGTTCCTCTGTCCCATGGACCAAGGCACACCCATCATGCGACAAGAGGTTCCGTCCGCAAGGAACTACATGGAAGCATACGGCTCCAGCTATCAGTTTACTAGTTGCAGTTTCACCATCATCGAAGGAGAGTCCTTCATCAATCAATACGTGTTCGACTTCACCCGTATCGTCAAGGACTCTGCGTTCGTGGAGCCTGCGAGGACACGTATTATGCGTGACGTGGAGTTTCCGTGGTTCGACAAACCGCCTTACAACTTCCCACCGGAGTACTTCGCAGTGTGGCACCGCCTAGGTGGCACCTGCATCTTCGCCGATGGGCACGCCAAGTTCGTCACGAATTCCGGGGAGTTCGCCTCGTTCCTAGTATCTCCCGGTGGTTGGGTGACATCGGAACACTGGCTCGAGTGCTACTAATAGGAGGGCTTATGAGAACGTATCGCTGGACGTCTCGCGATGTGTGGATCCTTCTGGCGGTGTGCGTGCCGTTCGGCTTCGTGTATATCGCTTGGGACCACCTGTATGATGCCTTGCTGAAGGCGGGTTGGACCCTCGCTCCGACGAGCCTCATCAATGGAATGTGGATGATGGGTGGGTTTCTCGCCGCGGCGCTCATAAGGAAGCCCGGTGCATGCCTGATAGGAGAAGCGCTCTCCGCGCTCGTCGAGGTCGGCACGATTCACCTTGTCGGATCACAATATCCTATCAACGTGAGCGGAGAGGTGTACACGCAGATCGAGATGGGCGGCAAAACCATGGACGTGTTCAACGTGGTCTTCTTCGTAGGAGTGTTACAGGGTCTCGGCGGTGAGATCGCGTTGGCCATGTTTCGATACGATGCGTGGGACTATCCGCCATTTCTGTGGGGGGGAGTCGGTGCGGCCGTCATGGAGTGGTTTACCGGCATCTACGTGACACACTACTACGCTTTCGCCGGTACAGGTCAGATGTGGGCCACTCTCCTCACGTCCATAATCGCCATGTGCGCTGCAGCAGCACTCAGCTGCTGGATCGGGCAACGGGTGAAAGGAAGAGTTCCTCCAACGAAGGCAGCGGTGGAGACGACAAGATCACAGCAAGGGCAGGTGCGCGTATGACGACTAGGTGTCGAGGCTTTACCCTTATCGAGCTTCTGGTCGTGATCGCGATCATCGCGATTCTGGCGGCGATCCTCTTTCCCGTTTTCAGCAATGCCCGGCGGCAGGCGCGGGTCAGCCAGTGCGTGTCCAACGCGCGCCAGGTGGGCATGGCGGTCCGAATGTACGTGGATACGTACAGTGGTACCTGGCCCATCTTCTTCGCTTATAACAGCCAGCCGCCCGCGGGGCACCCCGACCACAAGGGAGTGGAGGTGCAGCTCTATCCATACGTGAAAGATAAGCGGGTGTTCGGGTGTGCCGAAGACAAGGGAGGGCCCTACCAGGAGCTGGACGTGCCGGGCACGAGGAGCTACCTCGACGCCTATGGCACCAGTTTCCGCTACACCAAATGCGTGTACACTACCATCGCCGGGTACAGTAGCTCGAACAACCGATTGCGCGACTACACCTACGTCTCGCGCGACTCGAGCTTTCAGTATCCCGCAAATACTCGCATCATGCGCGACGAGATGATGTCCTTCTTCTCGCGCAAGCACGATCCGGGTTGCGCGAAGTACGGCTATGATTGCGATCCGCCTTGGGACTACTTCCGCGAGTGGCATGCTACGGGAGGAACGCTGATCTTCGCCGATGGGCATGCCAAGTTCGTCACGACCCCGGCAGCTTTCGACGCTACGTTCGTAGACGCCGCGGGGCACGAGAGCGGCGCTCCGCACCCCGAGGAGGGAAGCTGGTACTGGGCCTGCGACTGAACTTCCAGCGCGAGGCGACCACGAATGCGGTCGCCTCGCGCTACAATCGCTCCATGACGGTCAGCCAGCGCCAAACGCTGTTCCATAACCTGAAATACTTTGACGGTTCCGGCTTCCGCCAAGGCGAGATAGCAGTTGACGCGGGACGAATTTTTGCAGTCGGTGGGGGGCTGCCACGATCCGACGTCATGCTCCAGGACCTTAGTGGGGCGTTCGTGTGTCCCGCATTCAACGACTGTCACTGTCACGTCTCGATGTTGGCGGAAAGTTTCAGTTTCGTGGACGTGAGTGCCTCGCGCTGCCCGACGGTCGCATCCGTGCTGGAGGCCATGCGCGAGCACGCCCACACACTGCCGAGCGGCCGATGGGTGACGGGGCACGGGTACCTGGCCTCGGCGGTCGTCGAGAATCGCTATCCCACCCTGGCCGA from Fimbriimonadia bacterium encodes:
- a CDS encoding OB-fold domain-containing protein; its protein translation is MPSVKLLKKGLEVLTEDPLVVRNPRGHDHIHTYGGLAPFYKGLREGKLMATRCPSAQCGENRLWLPPRPYCPDCWTRMEWQEVPPRGVLYTHSTVLYPGYYFRLSTPCPLISVEIEGVCTKLMSYLKEGEPEIGMPIRAVFNTKNPTNTILDLAWVPADFQGVVEW
- a CDS encoding thiolase domain-containing protein (Catalyzes the synthesis of acetoacetyl coenzyme A from two molecules of acetyl coenzyme A. It can also act as a thiolase, catalyzing the reverse reaction and generating two-carbon units from the four-carbon product of fatty acid oxidation), whose product is MIRFGKENLRIPRFERPVYIVAGGLTDFRKRYSEKSTEELIVEATKMAFEENDLKVSPQELRDMVNFVVYSQFADHFGDQLLAAARAHDALGFDPLGNIEVKTGGATGGSSVLAAAMAISSGYASCVPVVGWERMDEVPTKVGNSYIASAACKNFESELSWMYATYYALMAQRYLYAHHVPRETLAKIAQKNHGYAMFSPFSQNPMDLTIEEILENDIVSDPLSFLECCVMSTGAATLVLADEETAFKITDKPVRLKAIAGGTHTLRTADRRDMPVLLLPNETPEMYADRKEDWPGFTSFLASRMAAYLAYHMAGITNPVEEFDILETHDAFTISDIQTYEDIGLRPYGRGREFIESGEAYYEGKLPTNLSGGLIGTMHAVGATGIFQMVEIFWQMRGEWAKFHERDEMWSRYGKKKPEKWRNLQLDPLPKLGCAISHAGTGSHVTCAILERVA
- a CDS encoding prepilin-type N-terminal cleavage/methylation domain-containing protein; protein product: MRIRAFTLIELLVVIAIIAILAAILFPVFSRAREKSKDSQCVSNARQIGIAVRMYADDNAGVWPIFYAYDPDPPGWQPGHKGVEILIYPYVKSKYVFLCPMDQGTPIMRQEVPSARNYMEAYGSSYQFTSCSFTIIEGESFINQYVFDFTRIVKDSAFVEPARTRIMRDVEFPWFDKPPYNFPPEYFAVWHRLGGTCIFADGHAKFVTNSGEFASFLVSPGGWVTSEHWLECY
- a CDS encoding ECF transporter S component → MRTYRWTSRDVWILLAVCVPFGFVYIAWDHLYDALLKAGWTLAPTSLINGMWMMGGFLAAALIRKPGACLIGEALSALVEVGTIHLVGSQYPINVSGEVYTQIEMGGKTMDVFNVVFFVGVLQGLGGEIALAMFRYDAWDYPPFLWGGVGAAVMEWFTGIYVTHYYAFAGTGQMWATLLTSIIAMCAAAALSCWIGQRVKGRVPPTKAAVETTRSQQGQVRV
- a CDS encoding prepilin-type N-terminal cleavage/methylation domain-containing protein, with product MTTRCRGFTLIELLVVIAIIAILAAILFPVFSNARRQARVSQCVSNARQVGMAVRMYVDTYSGTWPIFFAYNSQPPAGHPDHKGVEVQLYPYVKDKRVFGCAEDKGGPYQELDVPGTRSYLDAYGTSFRYTKCVYTTIAGYSSSNNRLRDYTYVSRDSSFQYPANTRIMRDEMMSFFSRKHDPGCAKYGYDCDPPWDYFREWHATGGTLIFADGHAKFVTTPAAFDATFVDAAGHESGAPHPEEGSWYWACD